The proteins below are encoded in one region of Chloroflexota bacterium:
- a CDS encoding bifunctional salicylyl-CoA 5-hydroxylase/oxidoreductase (catalyzes the conversion of salicylyl-CoA to gentisyl-CoA), giving the protein MKINILGGGPAGLYFAILMKKMDPAREINVVERDGPNDTFGWGVVFSETTLDNFGQQDRQTYDEFVQHSQMRDLVVVKHKGETIYIGGNPIAGVARLKWLQILHTRCRELGVNLRFHTN; this is encoded by the coding sequence ATGAAAATCAACATTCTGGGCGGTGGGCCGGCAGGCCTGTATTTTGCTATTCTGATGAAGAAGATGGACCCGGCGCGCGAGATCAACGTCGTCGAGCGCGACGGGCCGAACGACACCTTTGGGTGGGGCGTGGTCTTTTCCGAAACGACGTTGGACAACTTCGGCCAGCAGGATCGTCAGACCTACGACGAATTCGTCCAACACAGCCAGATGCGCGATTTGGTGGTGGTCAAACACAAAGGCGAAACCATTTACATCGGCGGCAACCCCATCGCCGGCGTGGCCCGCCTCAAATGGCTGCAAATCCTGCACACTCGTTGCCGCGAACTGGGCGTCAATCTGCGCTTTCACACCAACG
- a CDS encoding TetR/AcrR family transcriptional regulator, with the protein MLTRAEATVSSILAAAEDLFVLKPYADVSMRDIAETAQVTTGALYHHFPGKEKLYLEMIRAGLAKKQQMMVEATPPDGSCRERLRCLTRVFLALPRMRRDLMRLVRRDINAFRGRTRESIIRAYQESLPNLVEPILREGIKRGEVKKGDPRWLAWVYIAIVETSLAAYAEQKLGDVDARLEAVLDQFFYGAGKQP; encoded by the coding sequence ATGCTCACCCGCGCCGAAGCCACCGTCTCCAGCATCCTCGCCGCCGCCGAAGACCTCTTTGTGCTCAAGCCTTACGCCGACGTTTCGATGCGCGATATTGCCGAGACGGCGCAGGTGACGACCGGCGCGCTCTATCATCACTTTCCCGGCAAAGAGAAGTTGTATTTGGAAATGATCCGGGCGGGGCTGGCGAAGAAACAGCAGATGATGGTCGAGGCCACGCCGCCTGACGGCTCGTGCCGCGAGCGACTGCGTTGCCTGACCCGCGTCTTCCTGGCCCTGCCTCGCATGCGCCGCGATCTGATGCGCCTGGTGCGCCGGGATATTAATGCGTTCCGGGGCCGCACACGCGAGTCCATTATTCGAGCGTATCAGGAGTCCTTGCCCAATCTGGTGGAACCGATCTTGCGTGAGGGCATTAAGCGCGGCGAGGTGAAGAAGGGCGACCCGCGCTGGCTGGCCTGGGTGTATATCGCGATTGTCGAAACGTCGCTCGCGGCTTATGCCGAACAAAAGCTGGGAGACGTGGATGCCCGCCTGGAGGCGGTGCTGGATCAATTTTTTTACGGCGCAGGTAAGCAACCATGA
- a CDS encoding NAD-dependent epimerase/dehydratase family protein encodes MKIFVTGGNGFIGSHLVPKLVERGHSVTCLVRDPAKAGKLAQEGVTLAKGDVTDRASLREPMRGAEVVFHLAGWYVLGNIDKANMQAINVDGTRNTLEVAVELGVPKIIHTSTVGVFGNTHGKIVDETYRAGKEAMGSEYERTKWAAHYEVAVPLQQAGAPVIIVQPGGVTGPGDTSALASAYEFYLGRTPIMFGETSGPTWAYVDDIAEGHILAMEKGRPGESYIIAGPSLTYRQVMEMWEKIVGIPAPKLWAPGWAASLMSGLAGLFERLGLSLPLSSEALALLNDYTFYGSAEKAKRELGWQPRPIESTFKEVLEYEMKKRK; translated from the coding sequence ATGAAAATCTTTGTTACCGGCGGAAACGGTTTTATCGGCAGTCATCTTGTGCCGAAGTTGGTTGAACGCGGACACTCAGTCACTTGCCTGGTGCGTGACCCGGCAAAGGCTGGCAAGCTGGCGCAGGAAGGCGTTACACTCGCGAAAGGCGACGTAACCGACCGCGCCTCTCTGCGCGAGCCGATGCGCGGCGCAGAGGTTGTATTTCATCTGGCAGGTTGGTATGTGCTTGGCAATATTGACAAAGCCAACATGCAAGCCATCAACGTGGACGGAACGCGCAACACACTTGAGGTTGCCGTCGAGTTGGGCGTGCCGAAGATCATTCACACCAGCACCGTCGGTGTGTTCGGCAACACCCACGGCAAGATCGTGGACGAGACGTATCGAGCCGGAAAAGAGGCGATGGGATCAGAATACGAACGCACCAAGTGGGCGGCTCACTATGAAGTGGCCGTTCCCCTGCAACAGGCGGGCGCGCCCGTCATCATCGTCCAGCCCGGCGGAGTCACCGGCCCCGGCGACACCAGCGCGCTCGCCTCAGCTTACGAATTCTATTTGGGGCGGACGCCCATCATGTTTGGCGAAACATCCGGCCCCACCTGGGCTTACGTGGACGACATCGCCGAGGGCCACATTCTGGCGATGGAAAAGGGCCGCCCCGGCGAGTCGTACATCATTGCCGGGCCGTCGCTGACATACCGGCAAGTCATGGAGATGTGGGAGAAGATCGTTGGCATTCCCGCGCCGAAGCTGTGGGCGCCGGGTTGGGCCGCCAGCCTCATGAGCGGCCTCGCCGGTCTGTTCGAGCGGCTCGGCTTGTCGCTCCCGCTCTCCTCTGAAGCACTTGCTTTGTTGAACGACTACACCTTTTATGGCAGCGCCGAGAAAGCCAAACGCGAACTGGGCTGGCAACCGCGCCCCATCGAAAGCACCTTCAAAGAAGTTTTGGAATACGAAATGAAGAAGCGAAAGTAA
- a CDS encoding NAD(P)-dependent oxidoreductase, with amino-acid sequence MSERLGFIGLGIMGWGMARNLLKAGLAVRVWNRTASRMDELAAEGASTAASPAELAAQCDLIITCVSDTPDVEAVILGDGGVIHGIQPGALVIDMSTISPHATRAIAEKLKAKGAHMLDAPVSGGSEGAARGTLSIMVGGETEQVARAMPVFQAMGKTITHVGEHGAGQMVKLVNQILVVGNALAMSEALLFAQAGGLDLQKTLEAVAGGAAGSWMLSNRGPQILKRDWRPGFTIDLQQKDVRLVLATADQLGVPALASSLVFNLYRTLQADGLGAEGNHALIKALEKLSGIEVKA; translated from the coding sequence ATGAGTGAACGACTTGGCTTTATCGGTTTAGGCATCATGGGCTGGGGCATGGCCCGCAACTTGTTGAAGGCCGGGTTAGCGGTGCGCGTGTGGAACCGCACCGCCAGCCGCATGGACGAGTTGGCCGCCGAGGGCGCAAGCACGGCGGCTTCCCCGGCGGAGTTGGCGGCCCAGTGCGACCTCATCATCACCTGCGTGAGCGACACGCCGGACGTGGAAGCTGTTATTCTTGGCGACGGCGGAGTCATTCATGGCATTCAACCCGGCGCGCTGGTGATTGACATGAGCACCATCAGCCCACATGCCACGCGCGCCATCGCCGAGAAGTTGAAGGCCAAAGGCGCGCACATGCTCGACGCGCCCGTCAGCGGCGGCAGTGAGGGCGCGGCGCGGGGCACGCTCAGCATCATGGTCGGCGGCGAGACCGAGCAGGTGGCGCGAGCCATGCCGGTCTTTCAGGCCATGGGCAAGACGATCACGCACGTTGGCGAACACGGCGCAGGGCAGATGGTGAAGCTGGTCAATCAGATTCTTGTCGTGGGTAATGCGCTGGCAATGAGCGAAGCCCTGCTGTTTGCGCAGGCGGGCGGCCTCGATTTGCAGAAGACGCTCGAGGCGGTGGCCGGCGGGGCGGCGGGCAGTTGGATGTTGAGCAATCGCGGCCCGCAAATTCTCAAGCGCGACTGGCGGCCCGGCTTTACGATTGATTTGCAACAAAAGGATGTGCGCCTGGTGCTGGCAACCGCCGATCAGCTTGGGGTTCCGGCCCTGGCCTCCAGCCTGGTCTTCAACCTTTACCGGACTCTTCAGGCCGATGGCCTGGGCGCGGAGGGCAACCATGCGCTGATTAAGGCGCTGGAGAAATTATCGGGAATCGAAGTGAAAGCATAG
- a CDS encoding histidine ammonia-lyase, whose protein sequence is MTQPLLIDGHSLTIADVVAVARQHRPVQLAPVARERMQASRAYVESLLTPDAPTVYGINTGFGVFADRKVSPADSAQLSRNLVISHAVCTGEPFAEDVTRAAMLIRANTLAIGHSGARPRLVETLLAMLNAGVHPIVPQQGSLGSSGDLAPLCHLALIFMEGANAGEAIFRGQRMSGKEAMDAAGLPQLTLEAKEGLAISNGATFSAAVAALAVTDGATLLTHSQIATAFALEALLGVSSAFDERLHSARRQSGQSAVAANLRKLIKGSTLVDSSGRVQDPYSLRCAPQIIGPVLDTLALARGWIENEINAATDNPLLFREPDNSFKAISGGNFHGEIIGLGMDYLGIAIAELGALAEQQISRLINEKLSFGLPPMLLSNSAAPGLNSGLMMPHYTAVSLALENQTLAHPDSVHSLPTSAGQEDHNANALTAARHASQIIANVAHILAIQFFVSAQAVDLRSKAMPEKHVSPAVAVAHARLRRDVPFVEHDRFYQADIERARALILNGEIAQATGLER, encoded by the coding sequence GTGACCCAACCTCTCCTCATTGACGGCCATTCGCTCACCATCGCAGACGTCGTCGCCGTTGCCCGCCAACATCGCCCGGTTCAACTCGCGCCAGTTGCCCGCGAGCGCATGCAAGCCAGCCGGGCCTACGTCGAGTCCCTGCTCACGCCGGACGCGCCGACTGTCTATGGCATTAACACCGGCTTCGGCGTCTTCGCCGACCGCAAAGTCTCGCCCGCCGACTCGGCTCAACTCTCGCGCAACCTCGTCATCAGCCACGCCGTCTGCACGGGCGAGCCATTTGCTGAGGACGTAACGCGCGCCGCTATGCTCATCCGCGCCAACACGCTCGCCATCGGCCACTCCGGCGCGCGCCCTCGGCTTGTCGAAACCCTGCTGGCTATGCTCAACGCCGGCGTGCATCCCATCGTGCCTCAGCAAGGCTCGCTCGGCTCGTCGGGCGACCTTGCGCCGCTCTGCCATCTGGCCCTCATCTTCATGGAAGGCGCGAATGCCGGCGAAGCAATCTTTCGTGGACAGCGCATGAGCGGCAAAGAAGCGATGGATGCCGCCGGACTCCCACAATTGACTCTGGAAGCAAAAGAGGGATTGGCGATCAGTAACGGGGCAACGTTCTCGGCGGCGGTCGCCGCCTTAGCCGTCACTGACGGGGCAACATTGCTCACTCATTCCCAGATCGCCACCGCTTTCGCCCTCGAAGCCTTGCTTGGCGTGTCGAGCGCCTTCGACGAGCGCCTGCACTCGGCGCGCAGGCAGTCCGGCCAATCCGCCGTCGCCGCCAACTTGCGAAAGCTAATCAAAGGAAGCACCCTCGTTGACTCATCAGGCAGGGTGCAAGACCCTTATTCGCTCCGGTGTGCGCCGCAGATCATCGGCCCGGTTCTCGACACACTCGCCCTCGCGCGAGGCTGGATCGAAAACGAGATCAACGCCGCCACCGACAACCCGCTTCTCTTTCGTGAGCCGGACAACTCGTTCAAGGCCATCTCTGGCGGCAACTTTCACGGCGAGATCATCGGGTTGGGCATGGATTATCTTGGCATCGCCATCGCCGAACTCGGCGCGCTGGCCGAACAACAGATCAGCCGCCTCATCAACGAGAAACTTTCTTTCGGCCTGCCGCCCATGTTGTTGAGCAACTCTGCCGCCCCCGGCCTCAACTCTGGCTTGATGATGCCGCACTACACCGCCGTCTCGCTGGCGCTGGAGAATCAGACGCTGGCTCACCCAGACAGTGTCCACTCTCTGCCCACCTCAGCCGGGCAGGAAGATCACAACGCCAACGCTCTCACAGCCGCCCGGCATGCCAGCCAGATCATCGCCAACGTCGCCCACATTCTGGCGATTCAATTTTTCGTCTCGGCTCAGGCCGTTGATCTCAGGTCGAAGGCCATGCCAGAGAAACACGTTTCCCCGGCAGTGGCGGTTGCCCACGCCCGGCTCCGGCGCGACGTGCCGTTTGTCGAGCATGATCGGTTCTATCAGGCAGATATTGAACGGGCGCGGGCGCTGATCCTGAACGGCGAGATCGCGCAAGCGACCGGATTAGAACGCTGA
- a CDS encoding nucleotidyltransferase domain-containing protein — MQLVSQPPCLPDAVERIVRGFSPLRSILFGSWARGEGRANSDLDLLVVLPRVEKQ; from the coding sequence GTGCAACTTGTCTCTCAGCCCCCATGTTTGCCAGACGCCGTCGAGCGTATCGTGCGCGGGTTTAGCCCATTGCGCAGCATTCTGTTCGGCTCGTGGGCGCGGGGCGAAGGGCGCGCAAATAGCGATCTCGATTTGCTGGTAGTGTTGCCGCGGGTGGAGAAACAGTAA
- a CDS encoding aminotransferase class I/II-fold pyridoxal phosphate-dependent enzyme — protein MPFLPAHRVANFGTSIFTEITQLAARHKAIDLSSGFPDTDGPTEAKAAVWEAMEAGKNQYALSHGVRELRQAVAEHARRFYEQTVDPESEVTVTNGAAEALHSITDGLINPGDEVIILEPYYEVYAPNVIMAGGAPRFVPLRPPNWSFDPDELAAAFNNRTRAILINTPHNPTGKVFSRAELETIAALCQKWNVIAISDEVYEHLIYDGQKHEWLAQLPGMAERAITVSSMSKTFSFTGWRIGWVLAPPDLTNAVRLAHQFVLDCSATPMQFGAARALALGDGYFAGLAADYQRKRDFLAHALRQAGLEVLPTGGGFFIMAGIEPLGFNDDFEFCKHLAANVGVAAIPPSAFYSERNKALGKRYARFAFCKTTALLEKAAEALQRLRPR, from the coding sequence ATGCCCTTCCTCCCCGCCCACCGTGTCGCCAACTTTGGCACATCCATCTTCACCGAGATCACCCAGCTTGCCGCCAGGCACAAGGCGATTGACCTCTCCAGCGGCTTCCCCGACACCGACGGCCCGACCGAGGCGAAAGCCGCTGTCTGGGAGGCGATGGAGGCGGGCAAGAATCAATACGCGCTCTCGCACGGCGTCCGCGAACTGCGGCAGGCGGTGGCCGAACATGCCAGGCGTTTTTACGAGCAGACGGTTGACCCTGAGTCCGAAGTGACAGTGACGAACGGGGCGGCGGAAGCCCTGCACTCGATCACCGACGGATTGATCAATCCGGGCGATGAAGTCATCATCCTTGAGCCTTATTACGAAGTATACGCGCCGAACGTAATCATGGCCGGCGGCGCGCCGCGCTTTGTGCCGTTGCGCCCGCCAAACTGGAGTTTTGATCCCGACGAACTGGCCGCCGCCTTCAACAACCGAACCCGCGCCATCCTGATCAACACGCCCCACAACCCGACCGGCAAAGTCTTCTCTCGCGCCGAACTCGAAACGATTGCGGCCCTGTGCCAAAAGTGGAACGTCATCGCCATCAGCGACGAAGTGTACGAGCATCTTATCTACGACGGGCAGAAGCACGAGTGGCTGGCGCAGTTGCCGGGCATGGCCGAACGCGCGATCACCGTTAGTAGCATGAGCAAAACATTCAGCTTCACCGGCTGGCGCATCGGCTGGGTGCTGGCCCCGCCCGACCTGACGAATGCCGTCCGGCTCGCGCACCAGTTCGTGCTCGACTGCTCGGCCACGCCGATGCAATTCGGGGCGGCCCGCGCCCTCGCGCTTGGCGACGGCTACTTCGCCGGTTTAGCCGCCGACTACCAGCGCAAACGCGATTTTCTGGCCCATGCTTTGCGACAGGCCGGCCTCGAGGTCTTGCCAACCGGCGGCGGATTCTTTATCATGGCCGGCATCGAGCCGCTGGGATTCAACGACGACTTTGAGTTTTGTAAACATCTGGCCGCCAACGTCGGGGTGGCCGCCATTCCACCCTCGGCCTTTTACTCGGAGCGGAACAAGGCGCTCGGCAAACGCTACGCGCGCTTCGCGTTTTGCAAAACAACAGCGCTACTGGAGAAAGCCGCCGAAGCTTTGCAACGTTTACGGCCCCGATAA
- a CDS encoding dihydrodipicolinate synthase family protein, giving the protein MSQHPLAGVYAAVVTPLYPNYEIDFPAVTPLLDYLAHRGCHGALLLGTTGEGPSFSPDERLELCQAARKIREAHPGFKLLAGTGTPSLDETITLTKSAFDLGFDGVVVLPPYYFRKVSDDGLLTWFGEVLRRAVPKGGALFGYHIPSVSGVALSFELVARLKDSFPDKFAGLKDSSADPEHGGALGRRFGDDLLIYCGTDSLFQSALDAGAQGCITAPANLLSPFLRQVWDAHATGGNASAANALLQKGRAILDAYPPAPATLKAILHHLNGFPNPVVRPPLLPTSNATVEKVIAELREAGIISGG; this is encoded by the coding sequence GTGTCTCAACATCCTCTTGCCGGCGTCTACGCCGCTGTAGTGACGCCGCTCTATCCAAATTACGAAATCGACTTCCCCGCTGTCACGCCCCTGCTCGACTATCTGGCCCATCGAGGCTGTCACGGGGCGCTCCTGCTCGGCACCACCGGCGAAGGCCCGTCGTTCTCGCCCGACGAGCGGCTCGAACTGTGCCAGGCCGCCCGGAAGATTCGCGAAGCGCACCCCGGTTTCAAACTGCTGGCCGGAACCGGCACGCCCAGCCTCGATGAAACCATCACTCTCACCAAGTCCGCCTTCGACCTCGGCTTCGACGGCGTCGTGGTTTTGCCTCCCTACTACTTCCGCAAGGTGAGCGACGACGGCCTCTTGACCTGGTTCGGCGAAGTCTTGCGGCGCGCAGTTCCCAAAGGCGGCGCGCTCTTCGGCTATCACATTCCGTCTGTCTCCGGCGTGGCGCTTTCTTTTGAATTGGTGGCGCGGCTGAAAGACTCCTTCCCGGATAAATTCGCCGGACTCAAAGACTCCTCGGCTGACCCTGAACACGGGGGAGCGTTGGGCCGCCGATTCGGGGACGACCTTTTGATCTATTGTGGAACCGACTCGCTCTTTCAGTCGGCTCTCGACGCGGGCGCGCAAGGGTGCATCACCGCCCCGGCCAATTTGCTTTCGCCCTTTCTGCGACAAGTGTGGGACGCGCACGCGACAGGCGGCAACGCCTCAGCCGCGAACGCTCTTCTGCAAAAAGGCCGCGCCATTTTAGATGCCTACCCGCCCGCCCCGGCAACACTCAAAGCCATCCTCCATCACCTCAACGGCTTCCCCAACCCGGTCGTCCGCCCGCCGCTTCTTCCGACGTCCAACGCCACTGTTGAGAAAGTGATCGCCGAACTTCGCGAAGCAGGGATCATTAGCGGCGGCTAA
- a CDS encoding FAD-binding oxidoreductase: protein MALSSDAVICGAGIAGVATAYHLTRRGLKRVMIVDDRDPLTLTSDKSTECYRNWWPDASMVSFMDHSIDLIEGLARESGNVFHLNRRGYLYATADPARIPIFKAEAENAEAQGAGPLRVHPGPAAYTPAPPHGFEAQPTGADLILDPVLIRQHFPYLAENVVAVIHARRCGWFSGQQLGMTMLEQAKAGGVELVRGQVDGVTVESGRVKGVRLSDGREVGAEIFVNAAGPLIKNVGRMFGVELPVFSERHEKIAFKDHLNIIPRNMPFLIWADPQKIGWSDEERGLLAESEETTGLLGELPAGAHLRPEGGADANSVLMLWGYDTQPVPEVWPLEFDPMYYEVVLRGLATMMPGLTAYIGKAPKVEIDGGYYTKTRENRLLVGPLPVEGAFVIGALSGYGLMAAPAAGELLAAYLTGGGLPDYASAFALSRYDNPAYQKLLERWDEGQL, encoded by the coding sequence ATGGCTTTGTCTAGTGATGCCGTCATCTGCGGCGCAGGAATTGCGGGGGTTGCGACGGCTTACCATCTCACGCGGCGCGGCCTCAAGCGCGTAATGATTGTTGATGACCGCGACCCGCTCACCCTGACCAGCGACAAGTCCACCGAGTGTTACCGCAACTGGTGGCCCGACGCCTCGATGGTCAGCTTCATGGATCACAGCATTGACCTGATCGAAGGCCTGGCCCGCGAGAGCGGAAACGTCTTTCACCTCAACCGGCGCGGCTACCTTTACGCCACCGCCGACCCGGCCCGCATCCCGATCTTCAAAGCCGAAGCCGAGAACGCCGAAGCCCAGGGCGCTGGCCCGCTTCGCGTCCATCCCGGCCCAGCCGCTTACACCCCTGCCCCACCTCACGGCTTTGAGGCTCAACCGACCGGCGCAGACTTGATTCTCGACCCGGTCCTCATTCGCCAACACTTTCCTTATCTGGCCGAGAACGTCGTCGCCGTGATTCACGCCCGGCGCTGTGGCTGGTTCAGCGGCCAGCAGTTGGGCATGACTATGCTCGAACAGGCAAAGGCCGGAGGCGTTGAACTTGTTCGGGGGCAAGTTGACGGCGTCACCGTTGAAAGTGGCCGGGTGAAGGGCGTGCGATTAAGTGATGGGCGAGAAGTCGGCGCTGAAATCTTTGTCAACGCCGCCGGGCCGCTGATCAAAAACGTTGGCCGGATGTTTGGCGTCGAGTTGCCGGTGTTCTCGGAGCGACACGAGAAGATCGCCTTCAAGGATCATCTCAACATCATTCCGCGTAACATGCCTTTCCTGATTTGGGCCGACCCGCAGAAGATTGGTTGGTCGGATGAAGAGCGCGGCCTGCTGGCTGAGTCTGAAGAGACGACCGGCTTGCTGGGCGAACTACCGGCAGGCGCGCACTTGCGCCCCGAGGGCGGCGCAGACGCTAATAGTGTGCTGATGTTGTGGGGCTACGACACCCAGCCCGTGCCTGAGGTATGGCCGCTGGAATTCGACCCGATGTATTACGAGGTGGTTCTGCGCGGGCTGGCGACGATGATGCCCGGCCTGACGGCTTACATCGGCAAAGCGCCAAAGGTGGAGATTGACGGCGGCTATTACACCAAGACTCGCGAGAACCGTTTGCTGGTTGGGCCGTTGCCGGTTGAGGGCGCGTTTGTGATCGGCGCGCTCTCAGGCTACGGGTTGATGGCCGCGCCCGCCGCCGGGGAATTGCTGGCGGCGTATCTTACAGGTGGCGGCTTGCCCGATTACGCGTCGGCGTTCGCGTTGAGTCGCTATGATAATCCGGCGTATCAAAAATTGTTGGAGCGTTGGGATGAGGGACAGTTGTAG
- a CDS encoding DMT family transporter — MEHQTTTPIISTRPNLNTPLLVVALLTVDGLHFVFARALRDHLPPTTSVLYVLGLGTLQVALFAIARGRFRFSTFRRHLWFFLAIGALVATGTSINYAAVVFVDPGTASLLAETSILFGVGFGVWWLRDRLTRAQWLGGLVCIAGVAVITFQPGDYLRLGSVMVIGSAFIYALHAAIVKRYGADIEFVEFFLWRLMATTGFLFLSATAQGMLLWPDGQAWLLILLVATVDIIISRTLYYLALRRLTISFLSLLLTVSPIVAILWSVALFKSQPTPRELLGGAAVLVGIAIVTSRRS, encoded by the coding sequence ATGGAACATCAAACTACAACACCGATAATTTCAACTCGCCCGAACTTAAACACGCCGCTTCTCGTCGTCGCCCTGCTGACTGTGGACGGCCTGCACTTTGTCTTTGCCCGCGCCCTGCGTGACCACCTGCCGCCGACTACGTCGGTGTTGTACGTGCTTGGGCTTGGCACTCTGCAAGTGGCGCTGTTTGCCATTGCTCGCGGGCGCTTTCGTTTTAGCACCTTTCGCCGCCACCTTTGGTTCTTTCTGGCGATTGGCGCGCTGGTGGCGACCGGCACTTCAATCAACTACGCCGCCGTTGTTTTCGTGGACCCGGGCACAGCCTCGTTGTTGGCCGAGACTTCGATTCTGTTCGGCGTGGGCTTTGGCGTGTGGTGGTTGCGCGACCGGCTGACGCGGGCGCAGTGGTTGGGCGGGCTGGTGTGCATCGCCGGGGTGGCCGTCATCACCTTTCAGCCCGGCGATTACTTGCGGCTTGGCTCGGTGATGGTGATCGGCTCGGCCTTTATTTACGCCCTGCACGCCGCCATCGTCAAACGTTATGGGGCCGACATTGAATTTGTGGAGTTCTTTCTGTGGCGGCTGATGGCCACGACCGGCTTTCTGTTCTTGTCGGCGACGGCGCAGGGGATGTTGCTCTGGCCGGACGGCCAGGCCTGGTTGTTGATTCTGCTAGTGGCGACGGTGGACATCATCATCAGCCGCACGCTTTATTACCTGGCCCTGCGGCGGCTCACCATCTCGTTCCTCTCACTCCTGCTCACCGTCAGCCCGATTGTGGCTATCTTGTGGTCGGTCGCCCTGTTCAAATCGCAACCCACGCCCCGCGAACTGCTGGGTGGCGCGGCGGTGCTGGTGGGGATTGCGATTGTGACGAGTAGGCGGTCATAA
- a CDS encoding PhnD/SsuA/transferrin family substrate-binding protein: MKQQFIRFASFLGDNAFEFYQQVVAYLGDSTGLPTKMAVVPFAEQDRVIDTGQIEAAFSCGITYVLKSAQTSSPARLMAAPILSADRYHDRPVYFSDVIVRAGSSYHSFDDLRDTTFAYNDVGSFSGYVLAAHHLWTLEATMDYFGKTIRSGSHATSMNWVEAGEADCAAIDSVVLEMELAQRPERARSFRVLASLGPAAMPPVIATPSLSEEHCDSLARALTTMHITRRGQEILNGGGIRRFEQVTDDHYDDIRRMLQDLQKA; the protein is encoded by the coding sequence TTGAAGCAACAATTCATTCGATTTGCATCTTTTCTCGGCGACAACGCTTTTGAGTTTTACCAGCAGGTCGTGGCGTATCTGGGGGACAGCACCGGCCTGCCAACAAAAATGGCAGTTGTCCCTTTTGCCGAGCAAGACCGGGTGATTGACACCGGCCAGATCGAGGCCGCCTTCTCCTGTGGCATTACCTACGTTCTGAAGTCCGCACAAACATCTTCACCGGCGCGGCTCATGGCCGCCCCGATTTTATCTGCCGACCGTTACCACGACCGGCCCGTTTATTTTTCTGATGTCATCGTCCGGGCCGGGTCATCGTATCATAGCTTCGACGACTTACGAGACACAACTTTCGCCTATAACGACGTTGGCTCATTCTCTGGTTACGTTCTGGCCGCCCATCATTTGTGGACGCTGGAGGCGACGATGGACTACTTCGGCAAAACGATTCGATCCGGCTCACATGCAACATCAATGAACTGGGTGGAGGCCGGGGAGGCCGACTGCGCGGCGATTGACAGCGTGGTGTTGGAAATGGAACTGGCCCAGCGACCGGAGCGGGCCAGGTCGTTTCGTGTCCTAGCCAGCCTGGGGCCGGCGGCGATGCCGCCCGTCATCGCCACGCCCTCTCTTTCCGAAGAGCATTGCGACTCATTGGCCCGCGCTCTCACGACCATGCACATCACCAGGCGCGGCCAGGAAATTTTGAACGGGGGCGGCATTCGACGCTTTGAGCAAGTGACGGACGATCATTACGACGACATCCGTCGAATGTTGCAAGACCTGCAAAAAGCGTAA